The Synechococcales cyanobacterium T60_A2020_003 genome includes a window with the following:
- a CDS encoding type II toxin-antitoxin system PemK/MazF family toxin, giving the protein MSSPVRGEVWLVDLGYVAKVRPCLVVSIPALMQDRALATLIPHTTSARGSRFEVDVKVRFLKPGAFDVQNLVTIPYSKLLRKLGELDSEQLSRVEDILLFWLGFEDIDLDEEL; this is encoded by the coding sequence ATGAGTAGCCCTGTTCGTGGTGAAGTTTGGTTGGTGGATCTGGGCTACGTTGCAAAGGTTAGACCATGTCTAGTGGTTAGCATTCCAGCTCTGATGCAAGATCGAGCTTTAGCGACACTGATTCCTCACACGACAAGTGCAAGAGGCTCCCGCTTTGAGGTTGATGTTAAAGTAAGGTTTTTGAAACCGGGAGCCTTTGATGTTCAGAATCTCGTTACGATTCCGTATTCTAAGCTCCTGAGAAAACTAGGAGAATTGGACTCAGAGCAGTTATCACGGGTCGAGGATATTTTACTTTTCTGGTTGGGGTTTGAGGATATAGACCTTGATGAGGA